DNA from Cutibacterium acnes:
CCATTCACTCGTCTTGTCGTCCCCCAAGGTCATAACTCGATCCAGACCACGAGCCAAGACGTTTTTCTTCTCCTTGGCAGCAGTCGCTGCGACCGTTCCAACACTGACACCCACAAGTTCGGTACCAGAAACATCGGCCGCCTCTCTGGCAACCTGAATCGCGGCCGGATCATAGTCACTGATGCCGAGTTTCCCGCGGGACCAATCGATCCTCCCATCTGGTTCTACACGTGCGTCCTGCGGATTAGCGGCTACTTTATATGCCACAGCAATTGTCATGGGTTTTCCCTTCTGGCCGACACATAATATCGGTCCGATTTGGTCATCAGTCACTTAGCGGATGGCAGACAGAACTCCCGCGAACTTCACGTACTCCACGTCAGACATTCATTTGTCGTCATTCGCCGATCGGCCCCATTCAGCGGCGACGGCTCCTGCTGTCTGTTCACCCAAACGCGGCGACGACTCCGAGGACACCTCCAGATTGCCGCACCCGAAGTCCGCCGGAAATCGTAGGTACGGCATCTTTCCGAGCTCCGGGTGTGTGAAGTGACCGAGCGAATGGCGCGCAACCACATGCTCACTTTCAAGCGCCTCTTTGAGATCCCAGATGGGTGCAGCAGGGACACCTGCTTCCTCGGTCTTCCGCAACAGTTCGGCAACGGTCATCGTCTGCGTCCACCCGGACACCAACTGCGTGAGCTCTTGTCGTTTATTCGCGCGGTTCATATCACCGAGATAGGCATCGTTGGCACCAAGGTCCGGCCTTCCCATGAGGTCGGCCAAGCGTGCCCAAATTCGATCGTTTGCCACTGCCAAGGCAACCAGTCCGTCCTTAGCAGGGTAGGTGTCGAATGGAACCGAAACCGGATGACGATTTCCGATTCGTCCCGGCAATTTTCCATCGGCAAGAAGGAGACTCAGATTAGTCACCTGCAACGCAAGCAAAGAATTGAACATTGAAACGTCGACAGTACGACCGACCCCAGTACGCTCACGCTCATACAGTGCTGCACAAATCGCCCATCCGGCGAAAATCCCTGAAACGACGTCACCCAGTGATTCACCAACGCGTGTCGGCTTTCCTCCTTCAGGACCCGTGGCAGCCATGATTCCGCTCATCGCCTGTACAATGAGATCATACGCGGGACGATTTCGGAACGGCCCCTCTTGACCGAAACCCGAAATGCTGGCGTATATTATTCGCGGATTGGTTTTATGTACACTTTCCGCATCCACTCCCAAACGCTTCGTGACTCCAGGTCGAAAGTTTTCTAACACGACGTCTGCATGCTCAACGAGCTTCATGAAACGCTCATGGTCCTTGGGATCTTTGAAATTCAGGACGACGCTCCGTTTACCATGGTTCAATTCAGCGAAGTATACGCTCTCCTCGCCCTTGAAAGGTCCCAAATGACGCGCGTCATCACCATTCGGTGCCTCGACTTTGACCACATCAGCACCTAGATCTGCAAGGAAAGCACCGCAGTACGGGCCTGCCAGGACACGCGAGAGATCGAGAACTTTGACTCCCTCGAGCACACCTTTGGACACGATCAAGTTCCTTTCTTACTCATCCCGGACACAGACGTCAGCGTGACCGGTTAAACAGCTGACGCGCGATAACGATCCGTTGGATCTGGTTCGTGCCCTCGTAGATCTGTGTCACCTTGGCGTCTCGGAACATCCGCTCGACAGCAGAATCCTTGGAATAGCCGATGCCACCGAGCAGCTGGACTGCATCTGTGCACACTGCCATCGCTGTGTCGGAAGCGAAACATTTGGCCGCCGCGCCGAAGTAACTCACATCGTCAGTCTGGCGCCCACTACGATCAGCTGCAGAGTATGTCAGCGCTCGCGCCGCCTCCAAACGCATTGCCATGTCTGCGAGCATGAATTGGATTCCCTCAAAATTGGATAGTGGCTGGCCAAACTGCTTGCGCTTCTGGACGTAATCCGTGGCAATGTCTAAAGCTCCCTGGGCAATTCCCACTGCTTGAGCAGCAATCGAGACACGAGAGTTGTCAAGCGTACCCAAAGCAACACTCAGACCGTGCCCTCGACGGCCAATTACTCGTTCCTTGGGGATACGCGTATTCTTGAAAACCACTTCCCTGGTAACTGACCCGCGTATCCCCATTTTGTGCTCCGGAGCCCCGTAGCTAATGCCCGGGTCATCTGCATGGACCATCAACGCGCTGATTCTGTGGCGCGGATCGTCTGGGTCAGTAACCGCAAATATCACCAGGTACTTGGCCTCGCCAGCCTCCGTGACCCAAGCCTTGACACCGTTCAGGACGAAACTGTCCCCATCTTCGTCGGCTCGACACTTTAGTGCAGCTGGATCTGATCCAGCATCAGCCTCGGAGAGCGCATATCCGAAAAGCGCCTTACCCGACGCAACTTCAGAAAGATAACGTTTCCTCTGCTCCTCGCTACCGTATTTGAGAAGGGGGACGGTACCAAGCTCATTGGACGATATGACGGTGGACGACGACGCACAGACTCGAGCGACCTCTTCCATGATTATTGCGGACGCAATCGCATCCGCACCGTCGCCACCATACTGCTCTGGGATTCCAGGAGCCGCGAAACCCGCCTCAACGAGAGCATCATACTGCTGCTGCGCAAAAACTCCTTTATCGTCGACTTCTGCAGCGTTGGGAGCAAGCTGCGACTCAGCGAATTCTCGAACAAACTGGCGCAGCATTTCATGCTCTTCTGACAAGTGATACAGCATTCTGACTCCACATCATTATCGATCGCGCTTCCGGCTTCATTGCTTTCAGCAGTTCTCTTACAAAAAGCAAGATACTAAGCAGCATCGAAAGCACGCAATACTGTGACACCGTCAGCTGTTTCACATAAGAAATAGTCAGTTCCAGATGAGAAACACCGCCACAATTTAGTGACAAATCTGACGCAATTTCTTGTACAGTGTGATCTTTATATCAATTTCGGCAGCTCAGCGCGCACCCAGTCGATACTGGATCGCTCGAGCAGCCGCGAAGAGATGGCCAAGGAGCGCCTGATCGAGCTGGCTGCTCTCAAGCGCCGTTCTGTACGTCGTGGCAAGCGAAGCCAACGGATAGCCCGAGACATCTACAACTGGGACAGCCAGAGTCGACCATCCGACCGTCACCGAATCGATTTCGCGCGCCCACCCGCGTTTTCGTGTTTCAGCGAGCATCGCATGAAGCTCAGTAGTCGACGTCGGCGAATTTGAATGACCAGCCGACAATTCGGCCGAACTCGGGTACAGCGCATCCACCTGGGTCCATGACAGGCAGGACAGCATCGCCCTCCCGCTCGCAGTAATTTCAGCCGGGAGCCGAACCCCGACCTCAGTTATGAGTGAGGGGGTATGAATGCCCCGCTGCTCCACAACGTATATGACTTCAGATCCTCGAAGTAATGCAAGGTGAATACTCGAATGGGTTTCGTCCACAAGATGGTCGATAATCGGGAGACTCACGCGGCGCAACGGCTCCTGCCGTTGGTACGCAGCGGCCAACTCGTAGGCCGCTGGGCCAAGCGAATACCTACCCAACTCTGAATCATGGACGGCGTAGCCCTCGCTCACGAGCGCAGCAAGTATTCGGTACGTCGTAGTTCTCGGAATGCCCAGCCGCCGCGCCAAGGCACTTGCATATTGTGGCTCAACGTGCTCAGACAAAGCACCCAACACCTCAAGTGCCGTAATTGTTGACCGGCTGGGTTCCATGAACACAGGCTAGCTACTTCCCCACCTGGTCTCGATGTGGGTCCCATGATCACTGCGCGCAGTGCTAGTGATCCATGCACAATCGAGTATGAGCTCGGGCACTAAACTACGCCTACCTCTCACCTCTCCCGGCTCACGGCTAGCACTCCCCTGGGGATCTCGCATTCATCCCCCAAGTTCATCGCCGCGATTCGCCCAGCTGCCCGCGCCTCAAACAACTTCGGCAACAGCATGGCGGCCAACGTCGTCGGTGAGATGGTATTGACGTAAATCTTCGTCCCGCCCTCAAATCCGGCCAGGGTCGAGGTTCTCAGCTTAAGGATGATCCGCCACGGTACCGGCACTCCCGTACCCATCGGGCGGTAATGCCACTCCTCATTGGCAGGCACATCGTCGCTGACGGCTACGTGCGCGGCATGCAGGAGATCTGAAACGGCGTCGATTCCCTCATCGTCAACCCGCCAGGGCTGATCAACCCGGCTCGTCGACCACACCTCCACCGACGGGTAGCGATGCCCGAATCCAACCGTCATGACGGCGCCGTCATTGCAGGCCAGCACTAGACCATGCTCTACCGCAAAGTCGGGTCCCCACCGATTAAAAATGCCCGGGTCGAGGACAGCCTTCGGCAGCACCGACTCATTATCGGCACCGACCTAGTCAATTGCCACCACCTGCTTATGCAAGTGATCGAAAGAAGCCCCAGCCGGCTTAAGCCAGTTCTGGAAAACCACCACATATCGCACATGTTCGTTGTGACGATGCAGCTGAGCCATTGAATCGACGGTCAGCGCCATGAACGCCCGATGCTCGTTGACGGAAAGACTCGCCGATCCAGCAATGTCGGCGGTTGTCGTGCCCTCATCGGTGTAATGGCGACGAGCGACGATGACGTCATGTCCGCCGGCAAAGAAGGCTGCGGAAGCCTCGCGTAGTTCTTGGGGACCGAGGTCCTCGGCGCGCCGGTCTGACCCCACCGCCTTGAACTTGGCGTTAAGGACCGACCTCACGTGAGCCTCCCCTGACGGGTTAGACAGGTATTCCTCCTGCCAGTCCCGCGCTGCCCGAGGCAAGCTCATCCCCCAGTTGAGCTGCCAATACCGCCACGACAGGATCTCGAAAAGATTGGGGACGCGTCGAAACTCCGGCACCGTCGCGTCGAGTCGGTCAGCCGGAACGCAACGGATGAGATCATGGCCGCGCACCAGGCCGCCCGCCCGCTTCACCAGCCGGGTCTTCTCCGGCGGCGTAGACAAATAATTATCGGGACAGAACACGCACGCGGCACGACGGTCATGGTCGGCCAATTCCCGAGTTTGCTCGGCTGGCTTACCCAGTGGCCGCGCACCGCGGCCCGGAACCGTCCACACTTTCGTTCCAGTAAACGGGTTAACCTGCTTAATCGTGCCGTCGGGCAGCTCCCGGTAGTACGGGTCGTCGTTCACTTCACAGGCTCAATGAACTCACGCCCACCCAGATAAGGACGCAGTGCCTCGGGTATGCGCACCGAGCCATCAGCCTGCTGGTGGTTCTCCAACAGCATGATGATGATGCGAGTCATCGCGCATAAGGTGCCATTGAGAGTGGCCAGGGGTTCAACGCCGTCAGGTCCGCGATGGCGAATAGACAGGCGCCGGGCCTGGAAGGTAGTGCAGTTCGACGTCGAGGTGATCTCACGATAGCGGTTCTGGGTTGGCAGCCAGCCATAACAATCGAACTTGCGGGCAGCAGACAGGCCCAAGTCACCGGAGGCAACGTCGAGCACCTGGAACGGGATTTGTAGCGCGGTAATGAAGTCCTTCTCGAAACTCAGCAACTTCTCATGCCAGGCCTCAGCCTCCTGCGGTAGGCAATAAACGAACATCTCGACTTTGTCAAACCAATGAACGCGAAAGATACCGCGGGTGTCCTTGCCATACGAGCCAGCCTCGCGTCGGTAGCATGGAGAAAAGGCGACGTAGCGTTTGGGCAACTCGGCATCGTCGAGAATCTCGTCAGAATGGAAAGCTGCTAGAGCCACCTCGGAAGTTCCGACAAGGTACTGGTCATCCTTGGGTAAGTAGTAAACGTCATCGGCAGCTTGACCGAGGAATCCGGTACCCTCCATAGCCGACGGCTTGACGAGGGCCGGCGGGATCATGGGGGTGAATCCCCACTGAGCCGCTTTAGACATCGCTAGGTTGAGCAGCGCGAATTCCAACTGAGCGCCAACGCCGGTGAGGACGTAGAACCGGGATCCAGAAATCTTTGTGCCGCGCTCCATATCGATAGCGCCGAGGGCTTCACCGATCTCGAGGTGATCCTTAGGCTCGAACCCTTCAGCGGCAAAATCGCGGGGAGTTCCGACGGTTTCCTTGATGACACCTTCATCCTCACCACCAGCAGGAACCCCGTCAATAACGATATTGCCGAGAGTCTTGGCAAGCTCGGTAAACTTGGCATCTGCCTCGTCCGCGGCTTTCTTGAGGTCGGCAACCTCACCGGAAATCGTCTTAGTACGGGACAGCAACTCCGCCTTCTCGTCACCGGATGCTTTAGCGATTCGCTTGCCGAGTCCCTTCTGTTCTGCACGCAGGTTCTCATGGGCAGCAATAGCCTCACGACGAGCCTCATCTGCGGCGACAACGTCGTCCACAACCGAGGAGTCCTCGCCGCGGGCGGCCTGGGAGCGACGAACGGCGTCCGGATCCGTTCGCAGGAGCTTGGGATCGATCATGTGACCGATCCTACCGGCCTAATGGCATCCCGACGCAGACAGAGGCCCAGGCCGTAGGAATCTGGGCCTCACCCGTCGTCAGTGCATCACTTGGTGTGCTTGGCGTTATCGATGTCGATCTGCTCCTTGGCAACCTTGCCGGACACGGTCTCGGTGTCCTGCACGGCCTCCTTACCAATCTTGATCTTCTCGACGCCGACAGTCTCCTTATTGACGACCGGGCGCTCCTCATGGGTCACGATGTCCTGGGTGCCCTCGGAAAGCTTGGCATCGTCAGCGGCGACCTTTTCGTCAAGGGGAACGCGCTCGACGTGGATCTCCTCACGCTCAACCGGAACCTCCACGGTCTCAGTGTCGTGAACGACGTGCTTGCGGATACGCATGCGTCCACTCTCGACTCGCTCCTTGCCCACGTTGAGGCGCTCCTCGTGGCGGACGACCGAACCATCCCCGGCGACCGGGGACTTCTGATCAGCCGTGGTCTGAGCCTTGGTATCAGCGGCAGATTCGGTGCCGGCAACCTTCTGACCAGCAACACCCTGGTTCGTGTTTGTATCGGCGGCCTTCGAGTCCGAAGCGAAAGTGTCGGAGTAGTAACGGTAAAGCTCGTCAGTCTCGTCCTCAGAGAGGTGACCGTCGGGGTCAACGTTCGGGGCATCCTTCACCTTGTCCTTGGTGTAGGGAGCGCGGATCTGGTCGCCTGAGGTCTCCAGGCCCTTGAAGGGGACGAAGGTCTCATTGCGTCCGAAAAGCCCAGTCTTGACAGTCACCCAAGCCGGCTGGCCTGAGGCGTCATCGAGGTAAACCTGACCGATCTCGCCGATCTTGTTACCGGACTGGTCAACAACACTGCGGTCGTAAAGAGCGTCGATAGTAGCGTTCGTAGGCGTCTTGTCGTTCGTCATTCTTATGTCCCTTCGTTTTGATTTCTACCAAATCCCGCCGGGGAACCGAACGGGCTCGGTTGATGTGTTCAACGATACGGACCGGGGAGTCACACACAAACCATCCTGACGACCGACTTCTACAGAATTCTCCAAACCCTTGTTCCGACAACCTAACCGTGGTAAGGTGCGCGACTCCCGGGAAGGCGAGACCGTCATTATTTTCCAGCGACCTGGGCAATCTACTCCTCGGCCGCGACATAGTCCTCATCACTGAAAGCACGGACCGCGCTAGGTCCTTCTAGCGAGGTAAAACCCCTTGTGAAGACACTTTTGATAGAACCTAAGAAAGATCATCATTCGGCTGCTTCGATACAACCCTTTCAGCGCATCAGCTATCCTCTCGTCCTCGACGTGGCCGATGGCATCGATAGAGAAGCAGTACCCACCGAGGCGGTCCTTCGTAGGACGGAACGCAATTCTCGACATATTAATTTTCCGGAAAGTGAAATGTTGCAAGATTTCCAGCAAGGTACCCGGATGGTCACTCGAGGGAACGATGACAACAGCGGTTCGATCATCGCCGTTCGAGCCATCATCTGACCACCTCTTGCAACCAGAACGAATCGCGTTATGGCGTCACGATTATCGGCAATTTTCTGTGCCGCAGCTGTGAGCCCATATATCGTTTCCGCGACCTCTGTGCATACTGCAAGTTTCGAAACCGCGACTCCGCTAGTTGGTCATTTTTCGCAATCGCTCGAGTAGGTGACCGCCATTCCACGCTGGGTCATCTAGACTCGTCCACTGTGGGCTCGGACGCTCAAGGGCGTCGGAAAGAAGGGCAAGGTACTCAGCGCGGTCCACATCGATGACGCCAAGTCTGGCCAAATGTGGAGTGCTCCACTGCACGTCAAGGAGACCAGGGCCAAGTTCGCAGACCAACCTCATCAGAGCCGTCTTGGAGGCATCACGGCCATACTCCGGGTCGTGAAACATAGACTCACCACTGAAAAATCCCCCAACACTAACGCCGTAGAGGCCTCCTACCAGACGGCCTTGCGCGTTCCACGTCTCAACTGAATGGGCCCACCCGCGATCATGGAGGTACCGGTAAACTTCCATAACCCGATCGCCAATCCAGGCATAGGGGCGCGTCGGGTCTGCACACCGCGTGATGACCTCATCAAAGGCGCGGTCGACGGACGTCGTGTGGTGTTTGGTCGTTTTGCGCAGGCTGCGGGCGACCTTGAGCTGGCCGGGTAGCAGGATGCCGCGGCGCATGGGAGACCACCACGCCGTCGCACCTCGGAGTTCCCGCGGCACCTCATCGCCGGTAATGGGCATAGGGAAGACACCTTCGTGGAGGGCCGCCAACACTAGGTGCGGACTGAGCACTCCCGTAATCGCGATAAGGTCGTCGTCAGGCCATTGAGCCGGGTCTCCGAAAAGTTCTGGAACCGTCACTGGCCTGACCTCCTGAGTTCGCTGCCGGTCTATTGTCCACCCGGCGGCAACATATCAGCGCCTACGTGAGGTTTCCCCTCACGCCTCGCCTGCTCTCGTACCCCCTTTTCCACTCCCGACGAACACCGCTCTGATACCCGGCGATTTTTGTCAGCCAACGTCACGGCCAGGCACTCCAGTGCCCTTTCCCCGGCTGTGCTGACATTTTTCGCACCACACCTCAGTCGGCGCCATCGCCGCCCCTATGGGGACTCAGGTAGCTGGATTCAGAAACGACATTGGTTGAAATTACATCCATGTGAGTTGTCCCCAGTTGGTGGATAACCCTGTGGATAACTCCTGAGGAGACTTGTTTCGGACCCTCGGGTACCCCTCCCCCAGCAAGGACCTCCGCCCATTTAAAAACTCAACCGTTTCGTAATTGCTGTAACCTGGCCCCCATGGCCAAAACCCAATGTCTCGCACGGATCCGCGAGGTCCGCCATGACATCCCCCATGTCATTTCGATCGACTTCGAGCCTTGCGGTATGCCATCCATCACCTCGGTCGACGAGCACGTCAAAATCGTCCTGCCATCTGATGGCTCTGACTTGCGCCAACCCGTCCGTGACGATGCAGCACTGCCGTTTCTACGCACATACACCCGGCGCAGGTGGTTCGAGGATGGGTCGTGGGGCATTGACGTCCTGGTTTGGCCCTGAGTCCGGAACCGAAGCCCATCGTGGGCCCGGCACCCAGTGGTCCCAGGCCGTCCAGCCGGGAGATCAAGTCGCGGTTCGTGGACCGGGAGGTCACTGACAGACGCCCGACGACATCTGCCACCTGCTCGCCGTCGCCGACGCGGTGGCCCTCCCCGCGGTCGCGAATACCCTTGCCACCCTACCGATATCGGCCCGAGCGACCATCGTTCGCGTCAACAGCCACCACGATTACCCCCTTCCCCTAACCGACCGCGTCACCGTCGTGACGGCGCCTCGCGACCCCGACGGGATCGTCGCCACCGTCCAAGGCCTAGACCTTCCCCAGAACACCCACGCCTTCGTTCACGGAGAGGCCGCCATGGTCCGTCCGATGCGCCGCCACCTGCGGCTAGAACGTGGGTTGCCCAGGGACCGCATTCACCCGTCGGCCTACTGGTTCGCTGGTCGCGACGCTGATGGTTGGCGCGCAATAAAGCAGGACTTCAACCGCTCCATGGACGCCGAGTCGGGAGACTAAAACGGTCCACCTGGGGCATTCCCTGCTCACACCAAGCTTGTCGCATT
Protein-coding regions in this window:
- a CDS encoding CaiB/BaiF CoA transferase family protein; this encodes MSKGVLEGVKVLDLSRVLAGPYCGAFLADLGADVVKVEAPNGDDARHLGPFKGEESVYFAELNHGKRSVVLNFKDPKDHERFMKLVEHADVVLENFRPGVTKRLGVDAESVHKTNPRIIYASISGFGQEGPFRNRPAYDLIVQAMSGIMAATGPEGGKPTRVGESLGDVVSGIFAGWAICAALYERERTGVGRTVDVSMFNSLLALQVTNLSLLLADGKLPGRIGNRHPVSVPFDTYPAKDGLVALAVANDRIWARLADLMGRPDLGANDAYLGDMNRANKRQELTQLVSGWTQTMTVAELLRKTEEAGVPAAPIWDLKEALESEHVVARHSLGHFTHPELGKMPYLRFPADFGCGNLEVSSESSPRLGEQTAGAVAAEWGRSANDDK
- a CDS encoding acyl-CoA dehydrogenase family protein, with protein sequence MLYHLSEEHEMLRQFVREFAESQLAPNAAEVDDKGVFAQQQYDALVEAGFAAPGIPEQYGGDGADAIASAIIMEEVARVCASSSTVISSNELGTVPLLKYGSEEQRKRYLSEVASGKALFGYALSEADAGSDPAALKCRADEDGDSFVLNGVKAWVTEAGEAKYLVIFAVTDPDDPRHRISALMVHADDPGISYGAPEHKMGIRGSVTREVVFKNTRIPKERVIGRRGHGLSVALGTLDNSRVSIAAQAVGIAQGALDIATDYVQKRKQFGQPLSNFEGIQFMLADMAMRLEAARALTYSAADRSGRQTDDVSYFGAAAKCFASDTAMAVCTDAVQLLGGIGYSKDSAVERMFRDAKVTQIYEGTNQIQRIVIARQLFNRSR
- a CDS encoding IclR family transcriptional regulator produces the protein MEPSRSTITALEVLGALSEHVEPQYASALARRLGIPRTTTYRILAALVSEGYAVHDSELGRYSLGPAAYELAAAYQRQEPLRRVSLPIIDHLVDETHSSIHLALLRGSEVIYVVEQRGIHTPSLITEVGVRLPAEITASGRAMLSCLSWTQVDALYPSSAELSAGHSNSPTSTTELHAMLAETRKRGWAREIDSVTVGWSTLAVPVVDVSGYPLASLATTYRTALESSQLDQALLGHLFAAARAIQYRLGAR
- the serS gene encoding serine--tRNA ligase, with protein sequence MIDPKLLRTDPDAVRRSQAARGEDSSVVDDVVAADEARREAIAAHENLRAEQKGLGKRIAKASGDEKAELLSRTKTISGEVADLKKAADEADAKFTELAKTLGNIVIDGVPAGGEDEGVIKETVGTPRDFAAEGFEPKDHLEIGEALGAIDMERGTKISGSRFYVLTGVGAQLEFALLNLAMSKAAQWGFTPMIPPALVKPSAMEGTGFLGQAADDVYYLPKDDQYLVGTSEVALAAFHSDEILDDAELPKRYVAFSPCYRREAGSYGKDTRGIFRVHWFDKVEMFVYCLPQEAEAWHEKLLSFEKDFITALQIPFQVLDVASGDLGLSAARKFDCYGWLPTQNRYREITSTSNCTTFQARRLSIRHRGPDGVEPLATLNGTLCAMTRIIIMLLENHQQADGSVRIPEALRPYLGGREFIEPVK
- a CDS encoding DUF2382 domain-containing protein, producing MTNDKTPTNATIDALYDRSVVDQSGNKIGEIGQVYLDDASGQPAWVTVKTGLFGRNETFVPFKGLETSGDQIRAPYTKDKVKDAPNVDPDGHLSEDETDELYRYYSDTFASDSKAADTNTNQGVAGQKVAGTESAADTKAQTTADQKSPVAGDGSVVRHEERLNVGKERVESGRMRIRKHVVHDTETVEVPVEREEIHVERVPLDEKVAADDAKLSEGTQDIVTHEERPVVNKETVGVEKIKIGKEAVQDTETVSGKVAKEQIDIDNAKHTK
- the aat gene encoding leucyl/phenylalanyl-tRNA--protein transferase; this translates as MTVPELFGDPAQWPDDDLIAITGVLSPHLVLAALHEGVFPMPITGDEVPRELRGATAWWSPMRRGILLPGQLKVARSLRKTTKHHTTSVDRAFDEVITRCADPTRPYAWIGDRVMEVYRYLHDRGWAHSVETWNAQGRLVGGLYGVSVGGFFSGESMFHDPEYGRDASKTALMRLVCELGPGLLDVQWSTPHLARLGVIDVDRAEYLALLSDALERPSPQWTSLDDPAWNGGHLLERLRKMTN
- a CDS encoding siderophore-interacting protein, whose product is MALPAVANTLATLPISARATIVRVNSHHDYPLPLTDRVTVVTAPRDPDGIVATVQGLDLPQNTHAFVHGEAAMVRPMRRHLRLERGLPRDRIHPSAYWFAGRDADGWRAIKQDFNRSMDAESGD